The Rhododendron vialii isolate Sample 1 chromosome 6a, ASM3025357v1 genome includes a window with the following:
- the LOC131330451 gene encoding FBD-associated F-box protein At4g10400-like yields MDSQIRRGLEDRISKLPDAILCHILSFMPTKYAVLTSVLSKRWQYLWTCVNTLDLDNSLLFHEPDDGSSAELELLSFTEFVNMVLSWSEVLCLKRFCLRLESFCVLDHVDSWICAVTKRNVQKVELHYGEYYKRFPVVLPQAIFTSKTLMDLTLDGPILLVVDASVWLPSLKTLNLVDLLYENNDSLQKLFSKCPILEELCISRCRSVTGGELNVSVSTLRRLTITRFGDGIHDHLTKLVVNAPKLEHIHLSDYVTREFLLENLPSLLRACLVIGGDCSRPLIPMPNRLTIYDGCISMLLTGIVNVKSLDFFSELSDYHLPTFPNMTHLRLGGRNGGWNLKLLNEFLECAPNLQVLTLEENRVPGSAKCWTPPTRVPCCLLSHLEEIRILKFDGDGYDLVVIVYLLESAQVLKKLTIDCQNSTRFFRDRIAEFPRGSKTCQLSFLV; encoded by the exons ATGGATTCACAAATTCGGAGGGGCTTAGAAGATAGGATTAGCAAGTTACCAGATGCCATACTGTGTCACATACTTTCGTTCATGCCGACAAAATATGCGGTGTTAACTAGCGTCCTGTCAAAAAGATGGCAGTACCTTTGGACTTGTGTAAATACCCTTGATTTGGACAATTCTCTACTTTTTCACGAACCCGATGATGGCAGCTCAGCCGAACTTGAATTATTAAGCTTTACGGAATTCGTGAATATGGTATTGTCTTGGTCGGAAGTGTTGTGTTTGAAAAGATTCTGTCTTAGGCTCGAGTCATTCTGTGTTCTGGACCATGTCGACTCGTGGATCTGTGCTGTAACTAAGCGCAATGTTCAAAAGGTGGAGCTCCACTATGGTGAATACTACAAACGGTTTCCTGTCGTGCTGCCTCAGGCGATTTTCACTAGCAAGACACTGATGGATCTTACGCTAGATGGCCCGATTTTGCTGGTAGTCGACGCTTCAGTTTGGCTTCCTAGTCTTAAGACTCTTAACCTGGTGGACCTTCTATATGAAAATAACGACTCACTTCAAAAGCTTTTCTCTAAATGCCCAATTCTCGAAGAATTGTGTATCTCCAGGTGTCGTTCGGTTACTGGAGGGGAGTTGAATGTTTCTGTTTCCACATTGAGACGCCTGACCATAACCCGTTTCGGAGATGGGATTCACGACCATTTAACCAAGCTTGTAGTTAATGCTCCAAAACTAGAACACATTCATCTTTCAGATTATGTGACGCGGGAGTTCTTGTTGGAAAACCTACCATCCCTGTTGAGGGCATGTCTTGTTATTGGAGGGGACTGCTCAAGGCCTCTCATACCAATGCCTAACAGATTGACCATCTATGATGGCTGCATATCTATGCTTCTCACGGGGATTGTGAATGTTAAGTCTCTCGAC TTTTTCAGTGAGCTAAGTGATTATCACCTGCCTACTTTCCCTAATATGACCCATCTGAGGCTTGGTGGCAGAAATGGCGGCTGGAATTTGAAATTGCTAAATGAGTTTCTCGAGTGCGCACCTAATCTCCAAGTTCTTACTCTTGAG GAAAATAGAGTCCCTGGTTCAGCCAAATGTTGGACTCCACCTACACGAGTGCCGTGTTGTTTGTTATCGCATCTGGAGGAAATTAGGATCCTGAAATTTGATGGGGACGGATATGATCTTGTAGTTATAGTATACTTGCTAGAAAGTGCTCAAGTTCTGAAGAAGTTGACAATTGATTGTCAAAACTCAACTAGGTTCTTTCGTGATAGAATAGCAGAATTTCCAAGGGGCTCAAAGACATGTCAACTTAGTTTCCTAGTATAA